Proteins encoded in a region of the Ziziphus jujuba cultivar Dongzao chromosome 3, ASM3175591v1 genome:
- the LOC107433502 gene encoding polyribonucleotide nucleotidyltransferase 1, chloroplastic isoform X1, with protein MLANPTSRPCYSQFLHPKSSKLFLFPNSHRSLTSRGKSKLGSFPLLLSRNNAKGFSVRALADPPVSEAVVSDASHVFPQPYSVKIPIGDRHILVETGHIGRQASASVTVTDGETIIYTSVCLSDIPSEPSDFFPLSVNYQERFSAAGRTSGGFFKREGRTKDHEVLICRLIDRPLRPTMMKGFYHETQILSWVLSYDGLHSPDSLAVTAAGIAVALSEVPISKAIAGVRIGLIGDKFIVNPTTKEMENSELDLLLAGTDSAILMIEGYCNFLPEEKLLQAVEVGQDAVRAICNEVEALVRKCGKRKMLDAVKLPPPELYKHVEEIAGDELVRALQIRNKIPRRKALALLEEKVLTILTEKGYVSPDAALGVVETIPEIFEDEDEDEEVVVDGEVDEGDVHIKPTPRKATPLLFSEVDVKLVFKEISSMFLRRRIVEGEKRSDGRTANEIRPINSRCGLLPRAHGSALFTRGETQSLAVVTLGDKQMAQRIDNLVGVDDLKRFYLQYSFPPSCVGEVGRIGAPSRREIGHGMLAERALEPILPSEDDFPYTIRVESTITESNGSSSMASVCGGCLALEDAGVPIKCSIAGIAMGMVLDTQEFGGDGTPLILSDITGSEDASGDMDFKIAGSEDGITAFQMDIKVGGITLPVMRKALLQAKDGRKHILAEMSKSSPPPSRTLSKYAPLIHVMKVKPEKVNLIIGTGGKKVKSIIEETGVESIDTQDDGIVKITAKDLSSLEKSKAIISNLTMVPTVGDIYRNCEVKSIVPYGAFLEIAPGREGLCHISELSSDWLAKPEDAFKVGDRFDVKLIEVNDKGQLRLSRRALLPDSDPENASAKQQTGDSKDSAASTRTPDKGSPKKILSEENIEQPEDKTKATRSTKSNLAESTLLPQKKFIRRLVSTGKDGPQTSKDKTKKSSSKAVSSVSSKDKSSLVNGEANIG; from the exons ATGCTCGCAAACCCTACTTCCAGGCCCTGTTACTCCCAATTTCTTCACCCAAAAAGCTCCAAGCTCTTCCTTTTCCCAAACTCTCATCGCAGCCTTACCTCCAGGGGGAAATCAAAGTTGGGTTCTTTTCCTCTGCTTCTTTCCAGAAACAATGCCAAGGGCTTTAGCGTCAGGGCTTTAGCTGACCCTCCAGTTTCCGAGGCTGTCGTCTCGGATGCCTCTCACGTTTTCCCTCAGCCTTACTCTGTCAAAATCCCCATTGGCGATAGACAT ATTCTGGTTGAGACTGGTCATATTGGAAGACAAGCCAGTGCTTCTGTTACTGTAACAGACGGAGAAACT ATTATCTACACGTCTGTTTGTTTGTCTGACATTCCTAGTGAGCCTTCAGACTTTTTCCCTCTTTCTGTAAATTATCAAGAGCGTTTCTCTGCAGCAGGTCGGACTAG TGGAGGTTTTTTCAAACGGGAAGGGAGAACCAAAGATCATGAG GTTCTTATCTGTAGATTGATTGATAGGCCTTTACGTCCAACTATGATGAAGGGCTTCTACCATGAAACTCAGATACTTTCTTGG GTTTTGAGTTATGATGGTTTGCACTCCCCCGATTCTTTGGCAGTCACAGCAGCCGGCATTGCTGt TGCTCTTTCAGAAGTGCCAATTTCAAAAGCTATTGCAGGAGTTCGAATTGGTCTTATTGGTGATAAGTTTATTGTAAATCCAACAACTAAGGAGATGGAAAACTCTGAGTTGGACTTGTTGCTAGCTGGCACAGATAGTGCAATACTAATGATAGAG GGTTACTGTAATTTTCTTCCAGAAGAAAAGTTGCTGCAAGCAGTGGAAGTTGGGCAG GATGCAGTACGAGCAATTTGCAATGAGGTAGAGGCTTTGGTTAGGAAGTGTGGGAAACGAAAAATGCTTGATGCTGTCAAATTACCTCCTCCTGAACTATATAAGCATGTTGAA GAAATTGCAGGTGATGAGTTGGTACGAGCCCTACAGATTAGGAACAAAATACCAAGACGGAAAGCCCTCGCATTGTTGGAAGAAAAAGTTTTAACAATACTTACTGAAAAAGGATATGTTAGCCCTGATGCAGCTTTAGGAGTTGTTGAAACAATACCTGAAATATTTGAGGATGAAGATGAGGATGAAGAGGTGGTTGTGGATGGTGAAGTGGATGAAGGTGATGTCCATATAAAGCCTACTCCAAGAAAAGCAACTCCCTTG CTGTTTTCAGAAGTTGATGTAAAGCTAGTATTTAAGGAAATTTCATCTATGTTTCTGCGCCGACGCATTGTGGAG GGTGAAAAAAGAAGTGATGGCCGCACTGCCAATGAGATACGTCCAATTAACTCAAGATGTGGACTACTTCCTAGAGCGCATGGAAGTGCTCTTTTTACACGTGGGGAAACACAG TCATTGGCTGTTGTTACACTTGGTGATAAACAAATGGCACAGAGAATAGACAACCTCGTAGGTGTGGATGATTTGAAGAGGTTTTATCTCCAG TATTCATTTCCTCCTTCATGTGTTGGGGAAGTTGGACGTATTGGTGCTCCTAGTAGGAGAGAAATTGGTCATGGAATGCTTGCAGAGAGAGCCCTTGAACCAATTTTACCTTCTGAAGATGATTTTCCTTACACCATACGTGTTGAAAGTACCATCACTGAAAGCAATGGATCCTCAAg TATGGCATCCGTATGTGGCGGCTGCTTAGCATTGGAAGATGCTGGGGTTCCAATTAAGTGCTCTATTGCTGGAATAGCTATGGGTATGGTACTGGACACTCAGGAATTTGGCGGTGATGGTACTCCACTTATTCTATCTGACATCACCGGATCTGAAGATGCCTCTGGAGATATGGATTTTAAG ATTGCTGGAAGTGAAGACGGCATAACTGCATTTCAGATGGACATAAAG GTGGGTGGAATTACTTTGCCTGTTATGAGAAAGGCACTGCTACAAGCAAAGGATGGCCGGAAGCATATTCTTG CTGAAATGTCAAAATCCTCACCTCCCCCTTCGAGAACCCTGTCTAAGTATGCCCCATTGATACATGTCATGAAG GTCAAACCTGAGAAAGTAAATTTAATCATTGGTACTGGTGGGAAGAAGGTGAAGAGTATTATAGAAGAAACCGGAGTAGAGTCTATTGACACACAAGATGATGGGATA GTGAAAATTACTGCAAAGGACTTGTCCAGTTTAGAAAAGTCTAAAGCTATTATAAGTAATTTGACAATGGTTCCGACTGTTGGTGATATATACAG GAACTGTGAGGTCAAATCAATAGTTCCTTATGGAGCTTTTCTCGAGATAGCACCTGGGAGAGAG GGACTTTGCCATATCAGTGAGTTGAGTTCAGATTGGCTGGCAAAGCCAGAAGAT GCTTTTAAAGTTGGAGACCGTTTTGATGTTAAACTTATCGAG GTAAATGATAAGGGACAACTTCGGCTTAGTCGCCGAGCATTACTTCCTGATTCAGATCCAGAGAATGCAAGTGCAAAACAACAAACAGGTGACTCCAAAGATAGTGCAGCTTCAACAAGAACCCCTGACAAGGGTTCACCTAAGAAAATACTATCAGAAGAAAACATTGAACAGCCTGAGGATAAAACTAAAGCTACACGTTCGACTAAAAGTAATTTGGCTGAAAGTACTCTACTCCCACAAAAAAAGTTCATCAGGAGATTAGTTAGCACAGGCAAAGATGGCCCACAAACCAGCAAAGATAAGACAAAGAAGAGCAGCAGTAAAGCAGTCAGTAGTGTCTCCAGCAAGGACAAAAGTAGTTTAGTGAATGGAGAAGCTAATATTGGATAG
- the LOC107433502 gene encoding polyribonucleotide nucleotidyltransferase 1, chloroplastic isoform X2 — protein MLANPTSRPCYSQFLHPKSSKLFLFPNSHRSLTSRGKSKLGSFPLLLSRNNAKGFSVRALADPPVSEAVVSDASHVFPQPYSVKIPIGDRHILVETGHIGRQASASVTVTDGETIIYTSVCLSDIPSEPSDFFPLSVNYQERFSAAGRTSGGFFKREGRTKDHEVLICRLIDRPLRPTMMKGFYHETQILSWVLSYDGLHSPDSLAVTAAGIAVALSEVPISKAIAGVRIGLIGDKFIVNPTTKEMENSELDLLLAGTDSAILMIEGYCNFLPEEKLLQAVEVGQEIAGDELVRALQIRNKIPRRKALALLEEKVLTILTEKGYVSPDAALGVVETIPEIFEDEDEDEEVVVDGEVDEGDVHIKPTPRKATPLLFSEVDVKLVFKEISSMFLRRRIVEGEKRSDGRTANEIRPINSRCGLLPRAHGSALFTRGETQSLAVVTLGDKQMAQRIDNLVGVDDLKRFYLQYSFPPSCVGEVGRIGAPSRREIGHGMLAERALEPILPSEDDFPYTIRVESTITESNGSSSMASVCGGCLALEDAGVPIKCSIAGIAMGMVLDTQEFGGDGTPLILSDITGSEDASGDMDFKIAGSEDGITAFQMDIKVGGITLPVMRKALLQAKDGRKHILAEMSKSSPPPSRTLSKYAPLIHVMKVKPEKVNLIIGTGGKKVKSIIEETGVESIDTQDDGIVKITAKDLSSLEKSKAIISNLTMVPTVGDIYRNCEVKSIVPYGAFLEIAPGREGLCHISELSSDWLAKPEDAFKVGDRFDVKLIEVNDKGQLRLSRRALLPDSDPENASAKQQTGDSKDSAASTRTPDKGSPKKILSEENIEQPEDKTKATRSTKSNLAESTLLPQKKFIRRLVSTGKDGPQTSKDKTKKSSSKAVSSVSSKDKSSLVNGEANIG, from the exons ATGCTCGCAAACCCTACTTCCAGGCCCTGTTACTCCCAATTTCTTCACCCAAAAAGCTCCAAGCTCTTCCTTTTCCCAAACTCTCATCGCAGCCTTACCTCCAGGGGGAAATCAAAGTTGGGTTCTTTTCCTCTGCTTCTTTCCAGAAACAATGCCAAGGGCTTTAGCGTCAGGGCTTTAGCTGACCCTCCAGTTTCCGAGGCTGTCGTCTCGGATGCCTCTCACGTTTTCCCTCAGCCTTACTCTGTCAAAATCCCCATTGGCGATAGACAT ATTCTGGTTGAGACTGGTCATATTGGAAGACAAGCCAGTGCTTCTGTTACTGTAACAGACGGAGAAACT ATTATCTACACGTCTGTTTGTTTGTCTGACATTCCTAGTGAGCCTTCAGACTTTTTCCCTCTTTCTGTAAATTATCAAGAGCGTTTCTCTGCAGCAGGTCGGACTAG TGGAGGTTTTTTCAAACGGGAAGGGAGAACCAAAGATCATGAG GTTCTTATCTGTAGATTGATTGATAGGCCTTTACGTCCAACTATGATGAAGGGCTTCTACCATGAAACTCAGATACTTTCTTGG GTTTTGAGTTATGATGGTTTGCACTCCCCCGATTCTTTGGCAGTCACAGCAGCCGGCATTGCTGt TGCTCTTTCAGAAGTGCCAATTTCAAAAGCTATTGCAGGAGTTCGAATTGGTCTTATTGGTGATAAGTTTATTGTAAATCCAACAACTAAGGAGATGGAAAACTCTGAGTTGGACTTGTTGCTAGCTGGCACAGATAGTGCAATACTAATGATAGAG GGTTACTGTAATTTTCTTCCAGAAGAAAAGTTGCTGCAAGCAGTGGAAGTTGGGCAG GAAATTGCAGGTGATGAGTTGGTACGAGCCCTACAGATTAGGAACAAAATACCAAGACGGAAAGCCCTCGCATTGTTGGAAGAAAAAGTTTTAACAATACTTACTGAAAAAGGATATGTTAGCCCTGATGCAGCTTTAGGAGTTGTTGAAACAATACCTGAAATATTTGAGGATGAAGATGAGGATGAAGAGGTGGTTGTGGATGGTGAAGTGGATGAAGGTGATGTCCATATAAAGCCTACTCCAAGAAAAGCAACTCCCTTG CTGTTTTCAGAAGTTGATGTAAAGCTAGTATTTAAGGAAATTTCATCTATGTTTCTGCGCCGACGCATTGTGGAG GGTGAAAAAAGAAGTGATGGCCGCACTGCCAATGAGATACGTCCAATTAACTCAAGATGTGGACTACTTCCTAGAGCGCATGGAAGTGCTCTTTTTACACGTGGGGAAACACAG TCATTGGCTGTTGTTACACTTGGTGATAAACAAATGGCACAGAGAATAGACAACCTCGTAGGTGTGGATGATTTGAAGAGGTTTTATCTCCAG TATTCATTTCCTCCTTCATGTGTTGGGGAAGTTGGACGTATTGGTGCTCCTAGTAGGAGAGAAATTGGTCATGGAATGCTTGCAGAGAGAGCCCTTGAACCAATTTTACCTTCTGAAGATGATTTTCCTTACACCATACGTGTTGAAAGTACCATCACTGAAAGCAATGGATCCTCAAg TATGGCATCCGTATGTGGCGGCTGCTTAGCATTGGAAGATGCTGGGGTTCCAATTAAGTGCTCTATTGCTGGAATAGCTATGGGTATGGTACTGGACACTCAGGAATTTGGCGGTGATGGTACTCCACTTATTCTATCTGACATCACCGGATCTGAAGATGCCTCTGGAGATATGGATTTTAAG ATTGCTGGAAGTGAAGACGGCATAACTGCATTTCAGATGGACATAAAG GTGGGTGGAATTACTTTGCCTGTTATGAGAAAGGCACTGCTACAAGCAAAGGATGGCCGGAAGCATATTCTTG CTGAAATGTCAAAATCCTCACCTCCCCCTTCGAGAACCCTGTCTAAGTATGCCCCATTGATACATGTCATGAAG GTCAAACCTGAGAAAGTAAATTTAATCATTGGTACTGGTGGGAAGAAGGTGAAGAGTATTATAGAAGAAACCGGAGTAGAGTCTATTGACACACAAGATGATGGGATA GTGAAAATTACTGCAAAGGACTTGTCCAGTTTAGAAAAGTCTAAAGCTATTATAAGTAATTTGACAATGGTTCCGACTGTTGGTGATATATACAG GAACTGTGAGGTCAAATCAATAGTTCCTTATGGAGCTTTTCTCGAGATAGCACCTGGGAGAGAG GGACTTTGCCATATCAGTGAGTTGAGTTCAGATTGGCTGGCAAAGCCAGAAGAT GCTTTTAAAGTTGGAGACCGTTTTGATGTTAAACTTATCGAG GTAAATGATAAGGGACAACTTCGGCTTAGTCGCCGAGCATTACTTCCTGATTCAGATCCAGAGAATGCAAGTGCAAAACAACAAACAGGTGACTCCAAAGATAGTGCAGCTTCAACAAGAACCCCTGACAAGGGTTCACCTAAGAAAATACTATCAGAAGAAAACATTGAACAGCCTGAGGATAAAACTAAAGCTACACGTTCGACTAAAAGTAATTTGGCTGAAAGTACTCTACTCCCACAAAAAAAGTTCATCAGGAGATTAGTTAGCACAGGCAAAGATGGCCCACAAACCAGCAAAGATAAGACAAAGAAGAGCAGCAGTAAAGCAGTCAGTAGTGTCTCCAGCAAGGACAAAAGTAGTTTAGTGAATGGAGAAGCTAATATTGGATAG
- the LOC107433502 gene encoding polyribonucleotide nucleotidyltransferase 1, chloroplastic isoform X3 — protein sequence MMKGFYHETQILSWVLSYDGLHSPDSLAVTAAGIAVALSEVPISKAIAGVRIGLIGDKFIVNPTTKEMENSELDLLLAGTDSAILMIEGYCNFLPEEKLLQAVEVGQDAVRAICNEVEALVRKCGKRKMLDAVKLPPPELYKHVEEIAGDELVRALQIRNKIPRRKALALLEEKVLTILTEKGYVSPDAALGVVETIPEIFEDEDEDEEVVVDGEVDEGDVHIKPTPRKATPLLFSEVDVKLVFKEISSMFLRRRIVEGEKRSDGRTANEIRPINSRCGLLPRAHGSALFTRGETQSLAVVTLGDKQMAQRIDNLVGVDDLKRFYLQYSFPPSCVGEVGRIGAPSRREIGHGMLAERALEPILPSEDDFPYTIRVESTITESNGSSSMASVCGGCLALEDAGVPIKCSIAGIAMGMVLDTQEFGGDGTPLILSDITGSEDASGDMDFKIAGSEDGITAFQMDIKVGGITLPVMRKALLQAKDGRKHILAEMSKSSPPPSRTLSKYAPLIHVMKVKPEKVNLIIGTGGKKVKSIIEETGVESIDTQDDGIVKITAKDLSSLEKSKAIISNLTMVPTVGDIYRNCEVKSIVPYGAFLEIAPGREGLCHISELSSDWLAKPEDAFKVGDRFDVKLIEVNDKGQLRLSRRALLPDSDPENASAKQQTGDSKDSAASTRTPDKGSPKKILSEENIEQPEDKTKATRSTKSNLAESTLLPQKKFIRRLVSTGKDGPQTSKDKTKKSSSKAVSSVSSKDKSSLVNGEANIG from the exons ATGATGAAGGGCTTCTACCATGAAACTCAGATACTTTCTTGG GTTTTGAGTTATGATGGTTTGCACTCCCCCGATTCTTTGGCAGTCACAGCAGCCGGCATTGCTGt TGCTCTTTCAGAAGTGCCAATTTCAAAAGCTATTGCAGGAGTTCGAATTGGTCTTATTGGTGATAAGTTTATTGTAAATCCAACAACTAAGGAGATGGAAAACTCTGAGTTGGACTTGTTGCTAGCTGGCACAGATAGTGCAATACTAATGATAGAG GGTTACTGTAATTTTCTTCCAGAAGAAAAGTTGCTGCAAGCAGTGGAAGTTGGGCAG GATGCAGTACGAGCAATTTGCAATGAGGTAGAGGCTTTGGTTAGGAAGTGTGGGAAACGAAAAATGCTTGATGCTGTCAAATTACCTCCTCCTGAACTATATAAGCATGTTGAA GAAATTGCAGGTGATGAGTTGGTACGAGCCCTACAGATTAGGAACAAAATACCAAGACGGAAAGCCCTCGCATTGTTGGAAGAAAAAGTTTTAACAATACTTACTGAAAAAGGATATGTTAGCCCTGATGCAGCTTTAGGAGTTGTTGAAACAATACCTGAAATATTTGAGGATGAAGATGAGGATGAAGAGGTGGTTGTGGATGGTGAAGTGGATGAAGGTGATGTCCATATAAAGCCTACTCCAAGAAAAGCAACTCCCTTG CTGTTTTCAGAAGTTGATGTAAAGCTAGTATTTAAGGAAATTTCATCTATGTTTCTGCGCCGACGCATTGTGGAG GGTGAAAAAAGAAGTGATGGCCGCACTGCCAATGAGATACGTCCAATTAACTCAAGATGTGGACTACTTCCTAGAGCGCATGGAAGTGCTCTTTTTACACGTGGGGAAACACAG TCATTGGCTGTTGTTACACTTGGTGATAAACAAATGGCACAGAGAATAGACAACCTCGTAGGTGTGGATGATTTGAAGAGGTTTTATCTCCAG TATTCATTTCCTCCTTCATGTGTTGGGGAAGTTGGACGTATTGGTGCTCCTAGTAGGAGAGAAATTGGTCATGGAATGCTTGCAGAGAGAGCCCTTGAACCAATTTTACCTTCTGAAGATGATTTTCCTTACACCATACGTGTTGAAAGTACCATCACTGAAAGCAATGGATCCTCAAg TATGGCATCCGTATGTGGCGGCTGCTTAGCATTGGAAGATGCTGGGGTTCCAATTAAGTGCTCTATTGCTGGAATAGCTATGGGTATGGTACTGGACACTCAGGAATTTGGCGGTGATGGTACTCCACTTATTCTATCTGACATCACCGGATCTGAAGATGCCTCTGGAGATATGGATTTTAAG ATTGCTGGAAGTGAAGACGGCATAACTGCATTTCAGATGGACATAAAG GTGGGTGGAATTACTTTGCCTGTTATGAGAAAGGCACTGCTACAAGCAAAGGATGGCCGGAAGCATATTCTTG CTGAAATGTCAAAATCCTCACCTCCCCCTTCGAGAACCCTGTCTAAGTATGCCCCATTGATACATGTCATGAAG GTCAAACCTGAGAAAGTAAATTTAATCATTGGTACTGGTGGGAAGAAGGTGAAGAGTATTATAGAAGAAACCGGAGTAGAGTCTATTGACACACAAGATGATGGGATA GTGAAAATTACTGCAAAGGACTTGTCCAGTTTAGAAAAGTCTAAAGCTATTATAAGTAATTTGACAATGGTTCCGACTGTTGGTGATATATACAG GAACTGTGAGGTCAAATCAATAGTTCCTTATGGAGCTTTTCTCGAGATAGCACCTGGGAGAGAG GGACTTTGCCATATCAGTGAGTTGAGTTCAGATTGGCTGGCAAAGCCAGAAGAT GCTTTTAAAGTTGGAGACCGTTTTGATGTTAAACTTATCGAG GTAAATGATAAGGGACAACTTCGGCTTAGTCGCCGAGCATTACTTCCTGATTCAGATCCAGAGAATGCAAGTGCAAAACAACAAACAGGTGACTCCAAAGATAGTGCAGCTTCAACAAGAACCCCTGACAAGGGTTCACCTAAGAAAATACTATCAGAAGAAAACATTGAACAGCCTGAGGATAAAACTAAAGCTACACGTTCGACTAAAAGTAATTTGGCTGAAAGTACTCTACTCCCACAAAAAAAGTTCATCAGGAGATTAGTTAGCACAGGCAAAGATGGCCCACAAACCAGCAAAGATAAGACAAAGAAGAGCAGCAGTAAAGCAGTCAGTAGTGTCTCCAGCAAGGACAAAAGTAGTTTAGTGAATGGAGAAGCTAATATTGGATAG